In the genome of Monodelphis domestica isolate mMonDom1 chromosome 2, mMonDom1.pri, whole genome shotgun sequence, one region contains:
- the LOC100032458 gene encoding mas-related G-protein coupled receptor member H-like, translating to MMLSSTSRPSMESTTDAQSHGNGSYLNSQSTEMILAFVSLFITLLGTAGNGFVIWFLLFHFKKNPFTVYILHLSIADLTFLLCAFTTIIGIIISYNFSTGPFKIEVFLIIFYVLVLFGYNTGFYLLTAISVERCLSVLYPIWYQCQRSKHQSAIVCTILWVFSVFMTSLEAFMYVWEIGFSVRIYIVLQIVVLILNFLVFAPLMVISSLTLFIKVFCNLKHRQPAKLYIIIITTVILFLLFAMPCRFSLMMSNLKAINHESVRVLFPYFTLLSFVNSSVNPIVYVVVGRLRGQRTRKSLKDTLQKVFEDKSHPRVRS from the coding sequence ATGATGCTATCCTCAACCAGCAGGCCATCCATGGAGTCCACAACAGATGCCCAGAGCCATGGGAATGGGTCTTATTTGAATTCACAATCAACAGAAATGATCTTAGCCTTTGTTTCTCTGTTCATCACCCTGTTGGGAACAGCTGGCAATGGATTTGTCATCTGGTTTCTCCTCTTTCACTTCAAGAAGAATCCTTTTACTGTTTACATCCTACACCTTTCAATTGCTGACTTGACTTTCCTTCTTTGTGCATTCACTActataataggaataataattagCTACAATTTTAGTACTGGACCATTCAAGATTGAAGTTTTTCTGATCATTTTTTATGTGCTGGTTCTATTTGGCTACAACACTGGCTTCTACCTCTTGACAGCCATCAGTGTAGAGAGGTGTCTTTCAGTCCTTTACCCCATTTGGTACCAATGCCAACGCTCCAAGCACCAATCTGCTATTGTCTGTACCATACTGTGGGTATTCTCTGTTTTTATGACCTCATTAGAAGCCTTTATGTATGTGTGGGAAATAGGATTCTCTGTTAGAATTTATATTGTTTTGCAAATAGTTGTGCTTATCTTGAACTTCCTTGTGTTTGCCCCTCTCATGGTCATCTCCAGCTTGACCCTCTTCATCAAGGTCTTCTGTAACCTGAAGCACCGCCAACCAGCCAAGCTTTACATTATCATCATAACCACAGTCATTCTGTTCCTTCTCTTTGCCATGCCTTGTAGATTCTCATTGATGATGTCTAACCTTAAAGCTATAAACCATGAGTCTGTAAGAGTGTTATTTCCATATTTTACTCTATTATCCTTTGTCAATAGTAGCGTTAATCCAATTGTCTATGTGGTGGTTGGTAGACTCAGGGGACAGAGaactaggaagtctctgaaaGATACATTGCAAAAGGTCTTTGAGGATAAGTCACACCCAAGAgtgagatcatag